The Helianthus annuus cultivar XRQ/B chromosome 15, HanXRQr2.0-SUNRISE, whole genome shotgun sequence genomic sequence TAGGTATATACCTTCAGCATGATACATTCAGAATACCGATAATATCTCAGTGACCAAGAGCACAAATTTTCATCATATGATCCGTACCAGGTTACCACAATAACTGTATGCTCAAAACATAGTAACATTAAGAACTACATGAAAAACTTTAAGCAATCATGAAATTCAATAcagatgtaatttttatttatttattttttttttgcgcAGATCACCGTTGCAGCACCCACTTTTCACGTGATAAAATCCGTCAATTAATGTAAGCGAACCAATTAATGTGACACCTAAATGCTTATCAAATCATACTTGGCAAAAAAGCAACTGAATACGATAGATTTGCACATTAAATTCTAAACTATTTAATATCCATACATACGAGTCAAAGCAAAAGTAGAGCTATAAGCATCTACTAGACTGTCACCAAACTAATTTAACCTACAATAGAAAATATCCACTTAACCAGATTCCAATATTCAACAACCATTGATATTGGTGACAGATTAAGTGGAACAAAAAGATAAACAAAAGCTTAGATTTTGATATTCAACATCCATAATCTTAGACATTAAACAGCGGCTTGCAAACAAATTCGAGGTACACCTTCTTAGAGTGAAGCTCAGCAAAAGGTGCGGCATGGTTGTCCTCAAGCCACTTGGTCGTTTCATCAACGGCTTTCTTCATTACCTGCAAGATCTCATGGTGCACACTCTTCTTGACATTGTgctcttcgatcttcttcatcatgTTGTATATGCAATCATCTAATGCATTGTGTGCTTCCGCTTTCTTCTTGAACTCTTGGTCCTCATGTTTGTACTTCTCAGCATCGTTTACCATCTTTTCAATCTCTTCTTTGGAAAGTCTTCCACTTTCATTGGAAATAATGAGTTTCTCCATCTTACCGGTGGATATTATTGCAGCAGTGACTGTAAGGATACCATTGGTGTCTATTTCAAAGCAAACCATAATTGTAGACACTCCTTTCGGGGCACGTGGTATTCCAGAAATGCTGAATTTGCCCAACAAATGATTATCTGTAGATCTGGATCTTTCCCCTTGATACACCTCAATAGCAATGACAGACTGGTTATCATATCTTGTATGGTATTTTTTGGAATTACTAGTAGGTATTGGAGTGTTTCTCGGGATCACAACACTAAATAAGTCTCCTTTTACATCTATACCAAGTGATAAAGGAGTGACATCATGTAGCAAAACATCTTTAACACTCTTATCACTGCTACCACTTACATTTGCAGCCATAATGGCCGCACCATACGCAACAGCCTCATCAGGGTTCACACTTTTGCATAAATCTCTGCCATCAAAAAAATCTCTGAGTATATGCTGGACCTTTGGTATCCTAGTTGACCCACCAACAAGAATCACTTGTTCTACACATGATTTCTCCATCTTAGCATCACCTAAACATTTCTTCAAAGTCTCGAAGCACTTATTAAACGAACCCATGTTCAGCTCTTCAAATTTAGCTCGAGTAAATTTCAAAGAAAAATCAATCCCTTCATGCAAGCTGTCTAAATCAACTGATGTCCGAGTAGTACATGACAGAATCCTTTTTGCTTTCTCACAAGCAGATCTCAACCTCCCCAATGCCCGTTGGTTTCCACTCAAGTCCTTATTCCATCTCCTCTTGAATTCCAGAACACAATGATCCACCATTCGATTATCAAAATCCTGACCTCCCAAATGGGTGTCACCACCAACAGCTTTCACCTCAAATATACCCCCTTTCTCGATAGTCATTACAGATACATCAAAAGTGCCACCACCTAGATCAAAGACAAGCACGTTTATCTTTCCAACAATATCAGACTTGTTGTCTAGACCATACGCGATTGCAGCAGCTGTAGGCTCATTAATCATACGAATAACATTTAATCCAGCAATAGTACCAGCATCCTTGGTAGCTTGACGCTGCGAATCATTGAAATAAGCAGGGACGGTTATCACAGCATTTTTCACAGCTTTTCCAAGGTACGCCTCAGCagtttctttcatcttgccaagaaTCATTGAAGAAATTTCTTCAGCCAAAAATTCCTTCTTTTGACCATTGTGAGTGACCACAATCTTCGGGGTGTCGGAAGGCCCTTTGATAACCTTGAAAGGCCACAACTTGATGTCTTTCTGCACTTCGGAATCGCTGAACTTTCTTCCAATCAACCTCTTAGAATCTGGAAATCCATGATTAATTAGTCATGAGccaaaagaaaagtaaaaacaaactAAGCAGCAGATACAAAATTCAAGTAGCTAACCGAGCACCTAACAAGCTAACATAATTATGTCATCACTGTTAGCAGCGCAAGTGATAGTAACAATTGATAAAATTAAACCTAAACCCTAACCCTAGCCCTAAAACCTTAAATATAACTAATTGCTTGAAAAATCATCCAATAACAACAACGATCAAAGCTTCTATAAACTTGGTTGAGGTGCATTTCTTAAAGATTATTGGACCGATTTTATATGTCATTTCAGCGATCGCAATAAGATAACTGTATAAACTAGAAAAAACAAGTAGACTGACCAAAAACGGTGTTAGCAGGGTTcatggctacttgatttttgGCGCCATCGCCGATAATACGCTCTCCGTCAACGAAAGCAACAGCAGACGGTGTGGTTCGGTTGCCTTGATCGTTAGGGATGATCTCAATCCGATTGTGCTTCCAAACGGCGACACATGAGTAAGTTGTTCCGAGATCGATGCCGATCGCCGGCGCGTCGGTTCCACTTCCGGTCATAATGTTCAAAATTCAACGTGAGGTAAAACTGTAAAAGGGGGTTTCTCTTTGACGATAAGGTATGTAAAAGTCTAAAAGATATAGTGAAGCGTATATGTCTCTTTATCATTTTGGTTAATCTGCGTTTATATATTTATTACTAGactaggctatcacccgggaacTTCCCGGGctaggaaaatttaatttacaataaacaaaAGTACATAAATAACACTTTGAACCTCTTAAGTATCCTCTTGCCCTTCTCCACCACAAATTTTTATTTCGGTTGTTATACCGGGTTTCAGTACCGCATTAATCCCATTACAAAACGAAACGATAAAGGGCGAAATCAAACTCAAAAAATCATGTTCAAGTTTACAAACTTCCTCAGTTCAAAGGCGAAATCGTCTTCTTTTATTTTAATTTCATTTACGCTAAATCCTTATAATCGACCGGTAAATATACAAAAACACACCTCAATTATCAAACAACACACATAAATTTGATGTCTTGATTATACTTGTCCGCTATATTCATTATCAACATCCATGTGGTCTATTTTTTAGCCATTTCCTACATTAAGAAGTCAAAAAAGTCACTAAAATTTCAATAAAAACAAAGATAGCAACAACTTGAATGAGGCTAACTGCAAGTTCATAAAAATTTACCTTTTTCTCCTATTCCTCCTAAAGATATCCATCTTTTTGTACCTCTGGAGCAACATATACCTCTGGCCAACCAACAGTTACAATCTACAAATTGTAAATATGGGCTACcttagtttgaaagtttaatgAGGGAAGGGTAATAAAGTAATCTCACAACCTTTCATAATCCGTAATAAAGTAATTTCAGAATACATGTACTTCATCATTGCTAATATGGTAGGTATAGCCCTTTGCATTACATGAATTTAATTTATCTCAAATTTCAGTTTTCAAGTTCAAACCAGAATAATTAGAATACACATTCAAATACAGATTTGCGGCATCAAACAAATAAAGAATAAGATATCCCACATGGCATAGATACAGGTAGGGCTgttcatttttatccaaaacccgaaacccgacccgaattCAAAGCCAACCGAACCCGAATTAGCGAATATCcgaaaaacccgaacccgaacaCGACCAACCGGAACTTtaaatggttcggttatcgggtcactttttccCTACCAAAAACTCAAACAACCCAACCCGAAAACCCCGAAACacgaaacccgaaaaaaacctgaacatttattgtttttttcttataaaagtgTTTGGGTTTTGAGTCTTTAATATATGAAACATTAAGTTTTGAgacttttaaatattataatagcaTATTGTCAAATAAtgtttgaactttgatgataTTTTTAAAGTAGCAATATGTTTAGTTCACCACAAATGTTTGAACCTCTAAACtatcctctttctcttcttcaccACAAATGTTTAGTTCGGTTTCATAAGTATCCCAACTTTACCTCCATATGTATTCAAAGTTTTCATGTAAAGCTAATTCCTTTTTAATTCATAATGAGATCTCTGTATAAGAATGCTTTCGAAACGCGTACGCTAAGAAGACAGGCCATTTATCTAGTGAttgtaaggggctgtttggtagcctctgaatggtcattaagaggctacctcttagtggaaccattaagaattttaccaatgagaaggtggaagaatgtgacatgtgatgatttaccattcagaggttttctcttaaccattcagacttgaggttatctcttattcattcagaggttttaaatcatttagaggtagcatctgaatggtcattaagaggctaccaaacaacccctaagtgaTTTAGTTTGTGGGCTAATAAGCTACTTTTCTTAATCTCAATTTCCAGCCCAAATTAGGTAAATTTTATATTCCAGCTGCTACATCAAATGACTTTTCATTTAACTTCAGTTGCATGACAAATTAAGCATAAAATTGGGTAAGTATAAAAAAAAAGATCAAATATCATTATTTATGCAATAAATGGTAAAGAATAAGATATATTTGATATTATAAAATTGGGTGAGTATGAAATTATAAAAAAAGCAGATATACATGTTTGTCTATGCAAGTATTCTTCACCTTTTTTATACTACATGTTTGTTGTTATCACCCGGGAATTTCCCGGGctaggaaaatttaatttacaataaataaaagtACGTAAATAACACTTTGAACCTCTAAAGTATCCTCTTTCCCTTCTCCACCACAAATTTTTAGTTCGGTTTCATAAGTATCACAACTTTGCCTCTATATGTATTCAAAGTTTCCATGTAAAGCTAATTCCCttttaatagataatagataaaaTGTCACTCATccttattttaattaatttaaaatgaAATCTAGTTATTAATTGGGTGTGGGGTCCACCTGGGTGAACCAAAAAACTATAAGCACGGTGTAGTTATCAATATTTCGCCACAAAATTTATGATAAAAGCGACATGCTTCGTATGAAAATTTGAAAGTAAGTTACAGTAATAAACTAttaagtaaacaaaaaataaGAGATCATGCAAAAATAGTTGAGATCTTAAGTGGCTAAAAAGATTACACATATACATGTATGCATCATTAACAGACATGCCGGCTAATCTTGAAATTAAGACTTGAGGATAGCACATTTATTACTTGCCTTCCACATCATTGAGAGACCCGAGTTGAACTGATGCTTGGAACCCAACCACTTTAGATGACATGTATGCTAAAAGGTCAAAACCTTACCTCTTTCTTTATCAATTTGTTCCTTGATCCAGAATTATTTGTCTCAATCCATCTTGCATCCACTCAAGTCTTCAACTTATAAATTAATGTGTCAAATCAATATATATGTTTAGTTGGACATAAGTATGCATACAGATACCCTCATATTTTGCCTTTCTAAAAAAAGATAAGGATTAGACTTCGAAAAGTCAAAagattaatattataaaaaagtAATAGTGAAAAATAATATACAAATATGGACACAAAATTTTTCATGTCAACCTAACGTGTACCAAAAGGTTACCTGTCATGACCcatatattcataatataataCTTTTAATCTCATGGTAAGGGCCCATCTAAGATGTTTATAATATAATACCCAAACCTAATGAGTTAGCTTGATGGCCTTTAATCCTTTTGGCTTCCTACTATTAAATTCAAAATCAttcttattttattaaaactCCCAGTATCAAAACTTAAAAGGATAATTGTTTAAATGGATATATTTAAAATCATCATATTCAATATCTAGAACTTCGTTAACATGAATAGGTTGTTTGATGTATTTGAAATACACTTCAAGCAAATTTCTCCCCTTAAGCTAATTGTTTTTATTTACATATTTGACCCGTAAACGATACAGCATAACCTGAAACAACCAATTCAATTTTCATATGTGAATGGGTTGATATTAAAAACTCTACATAGATAGGATTTACCTGACGCTTATAAATCTTTTCTTCCATGGTGCCATGTTCCATTACATAGTATGCAAAGACAGGTGTTGTTTGTCCCGATCTGCAATTCCGGAAAAAAGAAAACTTTTTTATAAACTCGAAAATTTTCTACTTTGAAAGTAGATTTTGATTGCATTATACCTCCAGACCCAATAAATAGCATGGAAATCGTACGAATATTGACTGAGTTGTACCAAGGAAGGCTTTTTGTAAAGGAAGGCTTCAATGATCTTTTTCATCTTAAAAGTGTAACATCCTACCAACTTGTGTATATATATTCTTTTGGTTGTCTTTTTTCCTTTTCAAAAACGATAAACAATACTGAGGATCATTACAACATACTCATACTCATGTGCTTTTTTTTACTACACAACAGCCCACTTGCTAAATTTTTAAACAATCAATGGTGAATTTGCTATTCGCTACTCCATGCAATAACAGAGAACACAAGTTTATTATTAATTAAGAGCACGACAATGGTGACTTATATACCCCAAGAAAACCTACGGATGCGTCTTACAACATTATCCTTCATCCATCCAACATCAAGACATCCTACTAATGTGGTTTATGCACCTAGTGTGAGAATGCACTCTCGCAAATCAATTAAAGTCCACGTTTGAGTTACTTTTGGTAGGCAATACCCGGAATTGAAGGTTTACACACCCAGTTGTACAATATTTGTCAATCAGACTTATGAACATAAACGAAACCACCTTTTTTCAAAGAGAAATAGGAAATGAATGACAAATAGAAAAGATTATTAGTCGTAAACAGGGGCGAGGCATATAGGTTGGGAAACTGACTAACCGATGTTCAAGTCAGAAAGGCTTCTGGTTAACCCAAAACAATAATGGCCCTGAATTAATTATTCTTTTAGAGAGAGTTTGTTAAACAgactacaaataaaaaaaattataagttgcAAAATGGATGTGTCGAAAAGGTTGGGTTATTGGTGTTCAATGGGTAAATTTTAGTGTGGGTTAAAATGGGCTTGGTTGACTTGCAACCCACCTTTATCCAATCTTTTAAACTCTTTATAAACACATAATATGTTGAAGATCGACCCATTCTCTCTTTATTAGTTATATATTTTAATCTGACCAGTTTGAGATACAACATCATCCAAATTGACCCATTCATATGCAAATGAGTGGAACTCACCAACGTTATTGTTTTTAAAGGCAATTCGCCAGCACCCATTCATAAGATGTAAGATTTATAAACACATATACAACTATTAGCATCAGGGCCGAtttggtttttaataaaatatagattaaaaaactaaaaaaattataaaagacATAGATGTTAATACCCGAGATATTATGAATATGCAATGCACTGAGTCGTCATCAATTTTAGCTTCACACATATTCCTTAATCTCTTAGCAAGCTTATCATCATCAGAATGTTGAAGGTACACCTTAGCCTCTAGACAAGAACCAATGAGTTTGCCAGTATAGGCAGTCTTCAAAGCTTTGTTTACCTCGGGTCTCAGCTATTGTCAATTGGTATCATATGGAATTAAAGGGTAAACTTGACATACGTCTAGCTGATTATATTAATTTTACATATATTAAATTGTCCTTTTTTTTGATGGACAATAGTTTTGGGACAAAGGGAATGTATCCCAACTACAAAAGATTTAGATAAGGCCCaaaaataagttaaaataataaatatgaacGCCTCTTATCTGTACTAAAAGCGTCCGATTTTGAACCATCCTAAAAATGACTTGCTTCAACCTGAACATGTTTTGACTTACCGACAGCACCATATTAGACTCTACATTGTATTTGGAAGACACGTCATCATCCCTGGACCAAAATTAGACCATCAAAATCAATAACATAACATAACAGCAAACATGTAGTGTAATAAAGGTGAAGAATACTTACATAGGCAAATGCTTATCTTCAGCAAGGATGTGATTGTTCACCTTGATATCATATCTAAAATTCAAAAAAGACAAGTTGGGAAAACAATCTTAGTCCTAAAATGATCATGAAACTATTGGTTGATAATTAACTAAAAATCAACGGGATCGCATTATATATTGGTGAAAATACCTGGAAGATAAGACCAAATAACCTCCACCTTCGATGAAGAATTGGAATTCGTAACCACATAATTTTTATTATCAGCAGCAGTTGCTTCTCAGACGAAACTGCTATCATACGTTTCTCGACCGTTGGCGCCATTAACACCCTATATATTGACCACAAATTATGGTTTTGCAAATCAAATATTAAGATATTAAATGCTACAAACATTAACCAGTAAACCAGAAACTTACCTCAAGCGATGCGAAAACTCGGATTAAATCCTACCCGTCTCCAGATCGCGTAACCACGGCGGCTTGATGCGGCTAGATTCACTTTGATCACCCACCCTAGGTTAAATTATGGCCGTCATCCGTCGGACTGGCGGAGATAATCACAATGCAGCGACCGTGAATCCATTTTCCGTTGCAACCAGACAAGAGTCACCTGGAACTGGTTGCATTGACCTCAGAGGGATCGAAACTGCGTCAAATTGGAATTCAACTAAACACACCACCACTTTACCAAATGCAATAATACGCTGAATTCAGAACAACATTCGTATATATACACTGTAAATAACGTGGGAAAGAAAAAAAGAACGAATAATGACACACCATTTGGCAAAGGTTACTATCTAAACTAAATTCCTAATAAAATATTGAAAAACCCTAAACATTCCTTATGAATGACTGAAAAAAAACCCTTACCTTTTGAACTCAATGGAGAAACGAAGCGTGTTCAAATCAATGGATATCGGCGGCAGAGCACGACAGTGGCAATGTGTAGTGTTCCTTTGTAGCCCATAGTTGTCCTTGTCAATACAACCCATATAGCATGTTGCGCCCGGGATTTGAAGTAACCACTGATGACAAGCACAAAACCGAAAAACCAGGATTTTCATTTACATAAATCCAGATAAAAGTACAAAACAACCGTCCTACTACTTACCTGCGCTACTCGAATTGAATTCTGAGTTAGCACCTACAATAAAATAGTAGAAATTAGACTCGGTACCATAAAGTATAACAATTTACCTTTTTGCACAGATCATAAGAATATAGTCACCTCTAGCAATGTACTCTACATTGTATTTGGAAGACACTTCATCATCCCTGGACCAAAATTAGACCATCAAAATcaataacataacataacaacaaACATGTAGTATAATAAAGGTGAATCTCACATATTTGTTGTTGGCATTCACTCTGTGATATTACaaacataaggaaaaaaaaaactcatcATATAACTGTAAGATGGCAAAGAAGGTACCTGCAAACCCATTTGACACATCTAGACTGGTTATGTGGGTCATGGGTTAAGGTTAAGTTTTTTCGACGCAAGTAATTAAACAGGTCATGTAAAATATACTTTCATTACCTGCTGAGTGGGTAGATACTTCCTCCTATAGTTAAATATTGCATCTTTCTCACTTGTGTCCGCACATGAACCTGCCATGTTTTGCATGTTAATACActaaaattacaaatttacaacaaAGAGTAGAGATCTATGTAAAATACTTacgttaaaaataaaaacatgatgCTCATTGCTTTTTAATCTTTTAAAATTTGACGTATTATACCAGAACGATTTAACTTATGACACaacatatttttaaaaattttaaaaattaaacaTATTAAACCGCTCACCtggtcaaggcacgacccgttaaGCGAAATGTATTCAAGGCTTCAGCCCAAAACTGACCAGAATGGCAGCTATACGTCACCATTCACGGCTATAAATCAACCGCCGATCACCACCCGATTCAGCCACCGCACAACCGTAGCCACGCGCTACCACTAAATGCTAAAGTTTTTTGGCTGACGAAAACCCCGATATGTTTAAAGGTCAGCTTAGCTCGAGAAATATGCGATAACAACTAACTGTGGATCATTAAGGGCCAATATGGATTCAGGTTGAAAACGGGTCACAACACCTTTTGTAAATCACTGTCGTTGATGCTATGGTACTGTTATCAGTGGCTTCAAATACTGTGTTGGCGATGAAGGTTGCGAAACTTTGGTACGTGTGTCCCGACAACTAAAGTTGCAAGGTCGTTCAGACGTGTGGGAACTGTTGCATCATTGAAAACAATAGCTCCTTTAGCATGGCACAAATTTGAAACTAAGTCGATGTTAACGCATTTTAAAAACGTATTGCCAAGCGAGTCAGAAGACTAACCTGCACCAAGAGGCTTGCCATGGTTCAtcctttttgaaaaaaaaaaacaacctgtTTATGATCAAACAATTTCTACACTCAAAACAATCTTCGATTACTATAAACAAACCGGCAACAATTTCTAAAATCAAATAGAATTTTGTTCGGATGGATTAATGAGTGTTAATTAATCAACAACGTTCACCTTTAAAAAAATCAGAAGTTTTGTATATTATTCGAAgaacgtttttattaaaatcaaacacaataagcAAAACAAAACTCCAAAACTTACCATCAAAACTGGACTTGCTCAGGATCAACTTGTCGAAACCCTAGCCTTGACTGCTGGAGGTGGCGGCTAGGGCATTCTATCCACAGATCTGTAACAAAAAAAAACAcgaagaacaaaaaaaaaaacgaagaTGAACAGACGAAGATTATGATGAATTTTAAAAAACTATTGATTTCAAAATTGCAAGGTTTTACCTGTTTGTTCGTAAACCGCATCgccatgaaattagggtttctggtCTAGATTGTGACCGAACAAACAATACTAAGCCGAATCGTTGGAATCTTGAGTGTTTCCACTAATCACAATGAAGAAAACTGATTTGTGATGGAAGTGTAGGAATCGCAACGAAGAAAACTGATTTGTGTTGGAGGTGTTGGATTTTCGCTAGTAGGGTTTGTGACAGAGGCGTAGGAAGAGGAGGTGTTGAATGAAAGGAATAGGGTTAGTTCCTTATATACCCGGGTCAATCCATGCGGGTTTGGATTCAATAAACGGATCCCGTGTAAGAATTAGACAATTCcctcattttcccgccaaaaatcTAGTGAGGTTGCACCATGTGAGGACACGTGTCCCAAACCttattcatttattatatatatagattaggGACCTATGTCATATACACTCTGTTCCCGAGACTCATTTAACAGGGGAAGGGGAGGGAAAAGAGATGGAAATATTAAAAACCATTTTCTCGAGTTTCATTTAACAgagggaggggagggaaaaggaAGGAAAATATGACCAAATATAACCATATATTCATTCTCCCAAATTGAAGATAAAATTTTCCTTCCCTTTCTCTCCCCTCACCTCCCCATGTTAAATGACTTGGGAACATAGTGATAATTCTTAAAATATATAGATCATTAGAAGTTGACACGTGAAATCAAATATTTAATATGAGAAAAAAACGGTTAAACCAAATTTTGGATGACTTACCATTGAAACGTCACTTCCATTATATAAAAAATGCCACATATGATAATAAAATGAATATATAACATATTGAATATATAACATATGT encodes the following:
- the LOC118479328 gene encoding heat shock cognate 70 kDa protein-like yields the protein MTGSGTDAPAIGIDLGTTYSCVAVWKHNRIEIIPNDQGNRTTPSAVAFVDGERIIGDGAKNQVAMNPANTVFDSKRLIGRKFSDSEVQKDIKLWPFKVIKGPSDTPKIVVTHNGQKKEFLAEEISSMILGKMKETAEAYLGKAVKNAVITVPAYFNDSQRQATKDAGTIAGLNVIRMINEPTAAAIAYGLDNKSDIVGKINVLVFDLGGGTFDVSVMTIEKGGIFEVKAVGGDTHLGGQDFDNRMVDHCVLEFKRRWNKDLSGNQRALGRLRSACEKAKRILSCTTRTSVDLDSLHEGIDFSLKFTRAKFEELNMGSFNKCFETLKKCLGDAKMEKSCVEQVILVGGSTRIPKVQHILRDFFDGRDLCKSVNPDEAVAYGAAIMAANVSGSSDKSVKDVLLHDVTPLSLGIDVKGDLFSVVIPRNTPIPTSNSKKYHTRYDNQSVIAIEVYQGERSRSTDNHLLGKFSISGIPRAPKGVSTIMVCFEIDTNGILTVTAAIISTGKMEKLIISNESGRLSKEEIEKMVNDAEKYKHEDQEFKKKAEAHNALDDCIYNMMKKIEEHNVKKSVHHEILQVMKKAVDETTKWLEDNHAAPFAELHSKKVYLEFVCKPLFNV